A genomic segment from Micropterus dolomieu isolate WLL.071019.BEF.003 ecotype Adirondacks linkage group LG03, ASM2129224v1, whole genome shotgun sequence encodes:
- the LOC123967737 gene encoding 14-3-3 protein zeta-like, whose product MSEAPQKELVQKAKLAEQAERYDDMAAAMKAVTEDSEQLSNEERNLLSVAYKNVVGARRSSWRVVSSIEQKAESSERKQTMAKEYREKIEKELKEICQDVLGLLDTYLIPKATAAESKVFYLKMKGDYYRYLAEVATGDEKKSIIIDSKGAYQNAFDISKEEMQPTHPIRLGLALNFSVFYYEILNSPEQACQLAKGAFDDAIAELDTLSEDSYKDSTLIMQLLRDNLTLWTSDNQVEGEETEEPRD is encoded by the exons ATGAGCGAGGCACCCCAGAAGGAACTGGTGCAAAAGGCCAAGCTGGCCGAGCAGGCTGAGCGCTATGATGACATGGCTGCTGCAATGAAGGCTGTGACGGAGGATAGCGAGCAGCTGTCCAACGAGGAGCGTAACCTGCTGTCAGTGGCCTACAAGAATGTGGTGGGTGCCCGTCGCTCCTCATGGCGTGTGGTGTCCAGCATTGAGCAGAAGGCTGAGAGCAGCGAGAGGAAGCAGACCATGGCTAAAGAGTACCGGGAAAAGATTGAGAAAGAGCTGAAAGAGATCTGCCAGGACGTGCTG GGTCTCCTGGACACTTATCTCATTCCCAAAGCCACTGCAGCAGAGAGCAAAGTCTtctatttgaaaatgaaaggaGATTACTACCGCTACTTGGCTGAGGTGGCCACAGGAGATGAGAAGAAAT CCATCATTATAGACTCAAAGGGCGCCTACCAAAATGCCTTTGATATCAGCAAAGAAGAAATGCAGCCCACACACCCAATCCGTCTCGGTCTTGCCCTGAATTTCTCAGTTTTCTACTATGAGATCCTCAACTCACCTGAACAAGCCTGCCAGCTGGCCAAAGGC GCTTTCGATGACGCCATCGCAGAGCTCGACACACTGAGTGAAGATTCGTACAAAGACAGTACACTAATCATGCAGCTACTGAGAGACAACTTGACA CTGTGGACCTCTGACAACCAGGTTGAGGGAGAGGAAACGGAGGAGCCCAGAGATTGA
- the LOC123967738 gene encoding zinc finger protein 706, translating into MARGHQKFQSQQKNAKKQADIKKSKGHDQKAAAKAALVYTCTVCRTQMPDPKTFKQHFESKHPKSPMPPELVGVEA; encoded by the exons ATGGCCCGTGGGCACCAGAAGTTCCAGTCCCAGCAGAAGAATGCCAAAAAGCAGGCAGACATCAAGAAGAGCAAAGGCCATGACCAGAAGGCAGCAGCTAAGGCTGCTTTAGTATACACGTGCACGGTGTGTCGG ACACAAATGCCCGACCCGAAGACCTTTAAGCAGCACTTTGAAAGCAAACATCCAAAGTCCCCAATGCCCCCGGAGTTGGTCGGTGTGGAGGCGTAA
- the LOC123967736 gene encoding grainyhead-like protein 2 homolog isoform X2, with protein MDLDSKRLVVVVPNEVLVPSRRVFSSEDEAWRNYLENPLTAATKAMMSINGDEDSAAALGMLYDYYKVPRERRRASSGVKPTEPSATGPDNCGSLEILDHHLQALRSMPVNLSLQNSTLTEDQGSKYGANCLAGDTRGGNGKGGDGAALALVKTEGQTSMGVPCSGGSHREEPREQIRMVYEQSHYDLPLDGYLKDERRSTPDSTYEDAVEGETYHRSPSSGVDEFHYSLPVFQYYMEASMSLRPRQVEGPMAYLNRGQFYALTLLKTSLRSSLRQPRGKVRSVIMVVFGEDKCRDEQLKNWKYWHSRQHTAKQRVLDIADYKESFSTIGNVEEIAYNAVSFTWDVNDEAKIFISVNCLSTDFSSQKGVKGMPLIIQIDTYSYNSCSSRPIHRAFAQIKVFCDKGAERKLRDEEKKQLRKRMKEKNGSSGSTSLIKRADNTLFKTMMDLDSQPVLFIPDVHFGNLQRAGQVFAFNTEEVNRDGSVLVKRMSCAAEEDLCPPESKKSKEEQERKVLLYVRKECDEVFDALMLRTPTLKALMEAISEKYAVPVDKMAKVYQKSKKGVLVNMDDNIIQHYCNEDTFILGIESSAGSLRVTLSEI; from the exons ATGGACCTGGACAG TAAgcggctggtggtggtggtaccAAATGAAGTGCTGGTGCCCTCTCGCAGAGTGTTCAGCAGCGAGGATGAGGCGTGGAGGAACTACCTGGAGAACCCACTGACTGCTGCCACTAAGGCCATGATGAGCATCAATGGAGATGAGGACAGTGCAGCAGCACTGGGGATGCTGTATGACTACTACAAG GTTCCCAGAGAGAGGAGACGTGCCTCTAGTGGTGTTAAacccacagagccctctgctacTGGGCCAGATAACTGCGGGAGCTTGGAGATACTAGATCACCACCTTCAGGCTCTCAGATCCATGCCTGTCAACCTCTCCTTACAGAACAGCACCCTTACAGAAGATCAGGGCTCCAAGTATGGAGCTAACTGCCTTGCAGGAGATACCAGAGGAGGAAATGGTAAAGGTGGAGATGGGGCGGCTCTGGCTCTGGTCAAGACAGAGGGCCAGACTTCTATGGGAGTGCCCTGTTCTGGAGGTTCCCATCGTGAAGAACCCAGAGAGCAGATAAGGATGGTCTATGAGCAAAGCCACTACGATTTGCCCCTCGATGGGTATTTGAAAGATGAACGGAGAAGCACTCCAGACAGCACATATGAGGATGCTGTGGAAGGAGAG ACATACCACAGAAGTCCCTCCTCAGGAGTTGATGAATTTCACTACAGTCTACCAGT TTTCCAGTACTATATGGAGGCCAGCATGTCGCTGCGGCCGCGGCAGGTAGAAGGACCCATGGCTTACCTGAACCGGGGCCAGTTCTACGCTCTGACACTGTTGAAGACCAGCCTCAGATCGTCCCTACGTCAGCCCAGAGGCAAAGTGCGG AGTGTTATCATGGTTGTCTTTGGGGAAGACAAGTGCAGAGACGAGCAGCTGAAGAATTGGAAATACTGGCACTCCCGCCAGCACACTGCCAAACAGAGAGTCCTGGACATTG CCGACTACAAGGAGAGCTTCAGCACTATCGGCAATGTGGAGGAAATCGCCTACAATGCTGTCTCTTTCACATGGGATGTCAATGATGAAGCCAAG ATCTTTATCTCTGTGAACTGTCTGAGCACAGACTTCTCCTCACAGAAGGGCGTGAAGGGGATGCCTCTGATAATCCAGATCGACACCTACAGCTACAATAGCTGCAGCAGCAGACCCATTCACAGGGCCTTCGCTCAGATCAAGGTCTTCTGCGACAAG GGCGCTGAGAGGAAGCTTCGTGATGAGGAGAAGAAGCAGCTCAGGAAGAGGATGAAGG AGAAAAATGGCAGCTCGGGGTCGACCTCTCTCATTAAGAGGGCTGATAACACGCTGTTCAAAACCATGATGGACCTGGACTCCCAGCCTGTCCTCTTCATTCCTGACGTTCACTTTGGAAACCTGCAGAGAGCGGGGCAG GTTTTTGCTTTCAACACTGAGGAGGTCAACAGAGATGG gagtgTTCTGGTGAAAAGGATGTCATGTGCTGCTGAGGAAGATCTCTGTCCACCTGAGTCCAAAAAGTCtaaagaggaacaggaaagAAAAG TTCTGCTGTACGTAAGGAAGGAGTGTGATGAAGTGTTTGATGCCTTAATGCTTCGCACCCCAACCCTCAAAGCATTGATGGAGGCA ATCTCAGAGAAATATGCAGTACCTGTTGACAAGATGGCCAAAGTTTaccaaaaaagcaaaaaagg GGTCCTGGTGAACATGGATGACAACATCATCCAGCACTACTGCAACGAGGACACCTTCATCCTGGGTATCGAGAGCTCAGCAGGCTCCTTGCGAGTCACTCTGTCAGAGATCTGA
- the LOC123967736 gene encoding grainyhead-like protein 2 homolog isoform X1, which produces MDLDSKRLVVVVPNEVLVPSRRVFSSEDEAWRNYLENPLTAATKAMMSINGDEDSAAALGMLYDYYKVPRERRRASSGVKPTEPSATGPDNCGSLEILDHHLQALRSMPVNLSLQNSTLTEDQGSKYGANCLAGDTRGGNGKGGDGAALALVKTEGQTSMGVPCSGGSHREEPREQIRMVYEQSHYDLPLDGYLKDERRSTPDSTYEDAVEGETYHRSPSSGVDEFHYSLPVFQYYMEASMSLRPRQVEGPMAYLNRGQFYALTLLKTSLRSSLRQPRGKVRVSGPTPSHGPAGGPSNSEQCTMGGSDLQRDSIVQSVIMVVFGEDKCRDEQLKNWKYWHSRQHTAKQRVLDIADYKESFSTIGNVEEIAYNAVSFTWDVNDEAKIFISVNCLSTDFSSQKGVKGMPLIIQIDTYSYNSCSSRPIHRAFAQIKVFCDKGAERKLRDEEKKQLRKRMKEKNGSSGSTSLIKRADNTLFKTMMDLDSQPVLFIPDVHFGNLQRAGQVFAFNTEEVNRDGSVLVKRMSCAAEEDLCPPESKKSKEEQERKVLLYVRKECDEVFDALMLRTPTLKALMEAISEKYAVPVDKMAKVYQKSKKGVLVNMDDNIIQHYCNEDTFILGIESSAGSLRVTLSEI; this is translated from the exons ATGGACCTGGACAG TAAgcggctggtggtggtggtaccAAATGAAGTGCTGGTGCCCTCTCGCAGAGTGTTCAGCAGCGAGGATGAGGCGTGGAGGAACTACCTGGAGAACCCACTGACTGCTGCCACTAAGGCCATGATGAGCATCAATGGAGATGAGGACAGTGCAGCAGCACTGGGGATGCTGTATGACTACTACAAG GTTCCCAGAGAGAGGAGACGTGCCTCTAGTGGTGTTAAacccacagagccctctgctacTGGGCCAGATAACTGCGGGAGCTTGGAGATACTAGATCACCACCTTCAGGCTCTCAGATCCATGCCTGTCAACCTCTCCTTACAGAACAGCACCCTTACAGAAGATCAGGGCTCCAAGTATGGAGCTAACTGCCTTGCAGGAGATACCAGAGGAGGAAATGGTAAAGGTGGAGATGGGGCGGCTCTGGCTCTGGTCAAGACAGAGGGCCAGACTTCTATGGGAGTGCCCTGTTCTGGAGGTTCCCATCGTGAAGAACCCAGAGAGCAGATAAGGATGGTCTATGAGCAAAGCCACTACGATTTGCCCCTCGATGGGTATTTGAAAGATGAACGGAGAAGCACTCCAGACAGCACATATGAGGATGCTGTGGAAGGAGAG ACATACCACAGAAGTCCCTCCTCAGGAGTTGATGAATTTCACTACAGTCTACCAGT TTTCCAGTACTATATGGAGGCCAGCATGTCGCTGCGGCCGCGGCAGGTAGAAGGACCCATGGCTTACCTGAACCGGGGCCAGTTCTACGCTCTGACACTGTTGAAGACCAGCCTCAGATCGTCCCTACGTCAGCCCAGAGGCAAAGTGCGGGTGAGTGGACCGACGCCATCACACGGGCCTGCTGGGGGCCCATCCAATAGTGAGCAATGCACCATGGGAGGCTCTGATCTGCAGCGGGACAGTATTGTACAG AGTGTTATCATGGTTGTCTTTGGGGAAGACAAGTGCAGAGACGAGCAGCTGAAGAATTGGAAATACTGGCACTCCCGCCAGCACACTGCCAAACAGAGAGTCCTGGACATTG CCGACTACAAGGAGAGCTTCAGCACTATCGGCAATGTGGAGGAAATCGCCTACAATGCTGTCTCTTTCACATGGGATGTCAATGATGAAGCCAAG ATCTTTATCTCTGTGAACTGTCTGAGCACAGACTTCTCCTCACAGAAGGGCGTGAAGGGGATGCCTCTGATAATCCAGATCGACACCTACAGCTACAATAGCTGCAGCAGCAGACCCATTCACAGGGCCTTCGCTCAGATCAAGGTCTTCTGCGACAAG GGCGCTGAGAGGAAGCTTCGTGATGAGGAGAAGAAGCAGCTCAGGAAGAGGATGAAGG AGAAAAATGGCAGCTCGGGGTCGACCTCTCTCATTAAGAGGGCTGATAACACGCTGTTCAAAACCATGATGGACCTGGACTCCCAGCCTGTCCTCTTCATTCCTGACGTTCACTTTGGAAACCTGCAGAGAGCGGGGCAG GTTTTTGCTTTCAACACTGAGGAGGTCAACAGAGATGG gagtgTTCTGGTGAAAAGGATGTCATGTGCTGCTGAGGAAGATCTCTGTCCACCTGAGTCCAAAAAGTCtaaagaggaacaggaaagAAAAG TTCTGCTGTACGTAAGGAAGGAGTGTGATGAAGTGTTTGATGCCTTAATGCTTCGCACCCCAACCCTCAAAGCATTGATGGAGGCA ATCTCAGAGAAATATGCAGTACCTGTTGACAAGATGGCCAAAGTTTaccaaaaaagcaaaaaagg GGTCCTGGTGAACATGGATGACAACATCATCCAGCACTACTGCAACGAGGACACCTTCATCCTGGGTATCGAGAGCTCAGCAGGCTCCTTGCGAGTCACTCTGTCAGAGATCTGA